Below is a genomic region from Medicago truncatula cultivar Jemalong A17 chromosome 3, MtrunA17r5.0-ANR, whole genome shotgun sequence.
AAAACACTGGAAAAAGGAGGAGTATGGAATTGCATTACCAAGCGCCTAGGGCATGCAATATGCGCCTTAAGCATTGCTTAAAGCAAATATGCACCTTAAGCATATGCTATGCACCCCAAATATCTTAAAATGTGGGGGCGCATGcgtaattttattcatttttctgGGTTTAGCCCGCGTTTTTAGTCCAAACCCAGTTAAAAATCTCCCTTATAAATACTAGCTTTCCTCATTCAGAACTGTGGAAATTCAAGAGGAAGGCTACTTAGGAGCTTCAGGAGAGAatctatcttctccttgattttctagggtatgtttttatctttagtattttatttttagttaccTTGTATAACTAAATCATTTTAGGttagggttctaagatgaacctctgtatGTTTTTTAtaggatatttatttaatttaatatgtcatttattttatttatttattcttttgttcgtTAGTAAGTTGTATTAGGAAGTAATTTATTTCTGTGAAAGGtgcaaccctagattaggtacttaggATGTGACAGGGCCTAATATTGCTATCACTAACTTGATGCTTATaagttgatatttatatccCTTTACTGATAACAATATGTTCAGTAAGTAGTTGATTATTAACTATCCAAAGATACCATAGGAATTGTTGACCATAGACGTAGGAACTCAGTGGCTAAAACCCACTTGGTCAGGTGGTGCCTTACGGAACCTAGGAATTAATTGGTTAGTAATTAGGGAAAAGGGTACTTAGCTGTCCGAAAAAAGTTGCAACATAATAGAATCATTCTCCTGAAACCCTTAGTAAGGTGGACGTAGATTAGGGAGTGTGCTATGAGTGTCCTATGATTCATTGAGCCATAAAGACATCAATGGCTTAAGGGAAACTGTTCTGGGCCACTCACACGGATACACTTATATAATAATACGCTGCCTTAAGGCTACGCACTCAAAGTAGCGTGCCAACATGCCTCCACCGTGCCACACCAGAGCACGCCCCATTGTCGGGATCACACTACATGTGTCCTTCCCGGCTCTTAATCATACGCCGCATAACCCGGAGACGGTTATTCCATAAGcgcgcctatataagggtgaactttcttcaccctcaaggtacaCAACACTTTCCACAAAACTTCATACACTTTCTATCTTAGTTTCCATACTGACTTGATCATCGAAATGTTAGCGTGCCTGCAGGCACCCTTCGTTCTACCACAGAAGACACGTCGCCGCCTCACCAGAAACAGTTACCGATCACCGGAGCACTCTCTACAACCGTTGCGACTCAACCATTCCTACCAGCCAGATCAATTGTACTTAAAACTACTTTACCACACAtacataaaaatatgtttttgattcaGTTCTTccgaaaaagaaaggaaaaaagtaaaatattaaaaaagaaaagtaagaagaaaagaataaataaaataagagatgaGAAAGAACTAACCGAACATTTCTCTATGAATGGCAACGTGAAGAATGGTAGCACCAACGTTATTGATAGCAATAGTGATATCAGATGGGAAAAAATGATGTAGGTAAAGAAAGGTCTTTTTATGGCGTGCAAGCACAGCACAAAAAAGTGGTGTTTCTCCCTTTGCATTGTTTACTTGAATCAAATGCTTCCTTTCACCATATTTTCCAATGATACATtgacacatacttttgaatccTCTATATGCTGCAAGGTGAAGAGGAGTATCACCTCTTTCAGTCTTTATTTCAAAACCACTTTGATC
It encodes:
- the LOC11421715 gene encoding uncharacterized protein, with the translated sequence MNHNSMIQPQDEDEDVPYDFQDAAVFREFVMEDKWKEVIDKYEEHVYFHKIRIKGRGTALHVAVSNANEDSVKRLVDAIVKHDDQSGFEIKTERGDTPLHLAAYRGFKSMCQCIIGKYGERKHLIQVNNAKGETPLFCAVLARHKKTFLYLHHFFPSDITIAINNVGATILHVAIHREMFG